In Janibacter alkaliphilus, the following proteins share a genomic window:
- the rpsL gene encoding 30S ribosomal protein S12 has product MPTINQLVRKGRQDKPAKAATPALKGSPQRRGVCTRVYTTTPKKPNSALRKVARVRLTSGIEVTAYIPGVGHNLQEHSIVLVRGGRVKDLPGVRYKIVRGSLDTQGVKGRQQARSRYGAKKEKK; this is encoded by the coding sequence TTGCCTACCATCAACCAGCTGGTGCGCAAGGGGCGGCAGGACAAGCCGGCCAAGGCCGCCACCCCCGCCCTCAAGGGCTCGCCGCAGCGCCGTGGCGTGTGCACGCGCGTCTACACGACCACCCCGAAGAAGCCGAACTCTGCCCTGCGCAAGGTGGCCCGTGTGCGGCTCACCTCGGGCATCGAGGTCACGGCCTACATCCCGGGCGTCGGCCACAACCTGCAGGAGCACTCGATCGTGCTCGTGCGCGGCGGCCGTGTGAAGGACCTCCCCGGTGTCCGCTACAAGATCGTGCGCGGCTCCCTCGACACCCAGGGTGTCAAGGGTCGCCAGCAGGCTCGTAGCCGTTACGGCGCCAAGAAGGAGAAGAAGTAA
- the tuf gene encoding elongation factor Tu, with protein MAKAKFERSKPHVNIGTIGHIDHGKTTLTAAISKVLHDTYPDLNEASPFDTIDKAPEEKQRGITISIAHIEYQTEKRHYAHVDCPGHADYVKNMITGAAQMDGAILVVAATDGPMPQTKEHVLLARQVGVPYIVVALNKADMVDDEEIMELVEMEVRELLSDYEFPGDDVPVVQVSALKALEGDEKWAKSVVDLMDAVDEYIPEPERDIDKPFLMPVEDVFTITGRGTVVTGRIERGVLTVNEDVEIVGIHEGPATKTTVTGIEMFRKLLDEGRAGENVGLLLRGIKREDVERGQVVCKAGSITPHTEFEGQVYILGKEEGGRHTPFYDSYRPQFYFRTTDVTGVVNLPEGTEMVMPGDNTDMKVELIQPIAMEEGLKFAIREGGRTVGAGRVTKIIK; from the coding sequence GTGGCGAAGGCAAAGTTCGAGCGGAGCAAGCCGCACGTCAACATCGGCACCATCGGTCACATCGACCACGGCAAGACGACGCTGACGGCTGCGATCTCCAAGGTCCTGCACGACACCTACCCGGACCTCAACGAGGCGTCCCCGTTCGACACGATCGACAAGGCGCCCGAGGAGAAGCAGCGCGGCATCACGATCTCGATCGCGCACATCGAGTACCAGACGGAGAAGCGCCACTACGCGCACGTCGACTGCCCCGGGCACGCCGACTACGTCAAGAACATGATCACCGGTGCCGCCCAGATGGACGGCGCGATCCTCGTGGTCGCCGCCACCGACGGCCCGATGCCGCAGACGAAGGAGCACGTCCTCCTGGCCCGCCAGGTCGGCGTCCCCTACATCGTCGTGGCCCTCAACAAGGCCGACATGGTCGACGACGAGGAGATCATGGAGCTCGTCGAGATGGAGGTCCGCGAGCTGCTGTCCGACTACGAGTTCCCGGGCGACGACGTCCCGGTCGTGCAGGTCTCCGCGCTCAAGGCCCTCGAGGGCGACGAGAAGTGGGCCAAGTCGGTCGTCGACCTCATGGACGCCGTGGACGAGTACATCCCGGAGCCGGAGCGCGACATCGACAAGCCGTTCCTCATGCCGGTCGAGGACGTCTTCACGATCACCGGTCGTGGCACCGTCGTCACCGGTCGTATCGAGCGCGGTGTGCTCACCGTGAACGAGGACGTCGAGATCGTCGGCATCCACGAGGGCCCGGCGACCAAGACCACGGTCACCGGCATCGAGATGTTCCGCAAGCTGCTCGACGAGGGCCGCGCCGGCGAGAACGTCGGTCTGCTGCTCCGCGGCATCAAGCGCGAGGACGTCGAGCGCGGCCAGGTCGTCTGCAAGGCCGGCTCGATCACCCCGCACACCGAGTTCGAGGGCCAGGTGTACATCCTCGGCAAGGAGGAGGGCGGCCGTCACACGCCGTTCTACGACAGCTACCGTCCGCAGTTCTACTTCCGGACCACGGACGTCACCGGCGTCGTCAACCTCCCCGAGGGCACCGAGATGGTCATGCCCGGCGACAACACCGACATGAAGGTCGAGCTCATCCAGCCGATCGCCATGGAGGAGGGCCTGAAGTTCGCCATCCGCGAGGGTGGCCGGACCGTCGGCGCCGGCCGGGTCACCAAGATCATCAAGTGA
- the rpsG gene encoding 30S ribosomal protein S7, with protein sequence MPRKGPAPKRPLVVDPVYQSPLVTQLVNKILLDGKKSIAESIVYGALEGCREKTGTDPVQTLKRALDNVKPSLEVKSRRVGGATYQVPIEVKPGRATTLSLRWLVGYARQRREKTMTERLMNEILDASNGLGAAVKRREDTHKMAESNKAFAHYRW encoded by the coding sequence ATGCCTCGCAAGGGTCCCGCCCCGAAGCGCCCCCTGGTCGTCGACCCCGTCTACCAGAGCCCGCTCGTCACCCAGCTCGTCAACAAGATCCTCCTCGACGGCAAGAAGTCGATCGCCGAGTCGATCGTCTACGGCGCCCTCGAGGGCTGCCGCGAGAAGACCGGCACCGACCCGGTCCAGACCCTCAAGCGGGCGCTGGACAACGTCAAGCCCAGCCTGGAGGTCAAGTCCCGCCGCGTCGGCGGCGCCACCTACCAGGTGCCGATCGAGGTCAAGCCCGGCCGGGCCACCACGCTCTCGCTGCGCTGGCTGGTCGGCTACGCCCGGCAGCGTCGCGAGAAGACGATGACCGAGCGCCTCATGAACGAGATCCTCGACGCGAGCAACGGCCTGGGTGCCGCGGTGAAGCGTCGCGAGGACACCCACAAGATGGCCGAGTCGAACAAGGCCTTCGCGCACTACCGCTGGTGA
- the rpsJ gene encoding 30S ribosomal protein S10, giving the protein MAGQKIRIRLKSYDHEVIDSSARKIVDTVTRAGATVVGPVPLPTEKNVFCVIRSPHKYKDSREHFEMRTHKRLIDIVDPTPKAVDSLMRLDLPADVNIEIKL; this is encoded by the coding sequence ATGGCGGGACAGAAGATCCGCATCCGGTTGAAGTCGTATGACCACGAGGTCATCGACAGCTCGGCGCGAAAGATCGTCGACACGGTGACCCGTGCCGGCGCGACGGTGGTCGGCCCCGTGCCGCTGCCGACGGAGAAGAACGTCTTCTGCGTCATCCGGTCGCCGCACAAGTACAAGGACAGCCGCGAGCACTTCGAGATGCGCACCCACAAGCGCCTCATCGACATCGTCGACCCGACCCCCAAGGCGGTCGACTCGTTGATGCGTCTCGACCTGCCGGCGGACGTCAACATCGAGATCAAGCTCTGA
- a CDS encoding HU family DNA-binding protein produces MNKSELASAVAEKAGVSASSATEVITALQAVLSEQVGKGEKVTVPGFFSLERVERAERKGRNPQSGEEMTIPGGYAAKLTAGSALKAAAKG; encoded by the coding sequence ATGAACAAGTCTGAGCTCGCCAGCGCCGTCGCCGAGAAGGCCGGCGTCTCCGCGTCCTCGGCCACCGAGGTCATCACCGCGCTGCAGGCCGTCCTGTCCGAGCAGGTCGGCAAGGGCGAGAAGGTCACCGTGCCGGGCTTCTTCAGCCTCGAGCGCGTCGAGCGGGCCGAGCGCAAGGGCCGCAACCCGCAGTCCGGCGAGGAGATGACCATCCCCGGCGGGTACGCCGCCAAGCTCACCGCCGGCAGCGCCCTCAAGGCCGCCGCGAAGGGCTGA
- a CDS encoding DNA-directed RNA polymerase subunit beta', translating into MLDVNFFDELRIGLATGDDIRTWSHGEVKKPETINYRTLKPEKEGLFCERIFGPTRDWECSCGKYKRVRFKGIVCERCGVEVTRAGVRRERMGHIELAAPVTHIWYFKGVPSRLGYLLDLAPKDLEKVIYFAAYMITSVDEDQRHADLPSLEAQIEGEKKELENRRDADVEARAKKLEQDIAELEAEGAKSDAKRKVRDSAEREMNQIRKRADQQVERLSQVWDRFKNLKVQDLEGDEVLYREMRDRFGLYFEGGMGAAAIQKRLETFDLEAEAEELRDIIANGKGQKKTRALKRLKVVTAFQTTDNQPSGMVLDAVPVIPPDLRPMVQLDGGRFATSDLNDLYRRVINRNNRLKRLLDLGAPEIIVNNEKRMLQEAVDNLFDNGRRGRAVTGPGNRPLKSLSDMLKGKQGRFRQNLLGKRVDYSGRSVIVVGPQLKLHQCGLPKAMALELFKPFVMKRLVDLDHAQNIKSAKRMVERQRPVVWDVLEEVITEHPVLLNRAPTLHRLGIQAFEPQLVEGKAIQIHPLVCTAFNADFDGDQMAVHLPLSAEAQAEARILMLSSNNILKPADGRPVTMPTQDMVIGLFHLTSEVALETENRRAFASTAEAQMAFDAGEIKIGTPIRIRLQDVVPPEGTELPEGTERDERGVVPEWTAETTLGRALFGEALPEDYPFVNEPVDRKRLSTIVNDLAERYTKVQVAASLDALKEAGYHWASRSGTTVAVSDVVTPPRKQEILDGYETKATKVQTQYERGLITDDERRQELIEIWTQATNEVASEMQENFPRDNPIYRMVSSGARGNWFQLRQIAGMRGLMANPKGEIIPRPIRTNFREGLSVVEFFISTHGARKGLADTALRTADSGYLTRRLVDVSQDVIIREDDCGTERGLTMDIAQHDELTGTRRLHDDVEFTAYARCLASEVVGEDGTVLAAAGSDLGDVVIARLFEAGVDQVKIRSVLTCESRVGTCAKCYGRSLATGQLVDIGEAVGIIAAQSIGEPGTQLTMRTFHTGGVAGDDITQGLPRVVELFEARTPKGVAPIAEADGRIEIEETDKGRRLLLTTDATGEEHAYPVSKRARLLVEDGERVAVGTQLVQGAIDPKQVLRILGPRQAQKHLVDEVQKVYRQQGVSIHDKHIEVIVRQMLRRITILESGETGLLPGTLAERARFEAENRRVVAEGGRPAAGRPELMGITKASLATDSWLSAASFQETTRVLTEAAMEGKSDPLLGLKENVILGKLIPAGTGLSRYRDIEVEPTEEAKAAMYALPSYEDYAYPVFGPGSGEAIRLDDAELGLD; encoded by the coding sequence GTGCTCGACGTCAACTTCTTCGACGAGCTGCGCATCGGTCTGGCGACCGGTGACGACATCCGGACCTGGAGCCACGGCGAGGTCAAGAAGCCGGAGACCATCAACTACCGCACCCTCAAGCCGGAGAAGGAGGGGCTCTTCTGCGAGCGCATCTTCGGCCCCACCCGGGACTGGGAGTGCTCCTGCGGCAAGTACAAGCGCGTCCGCTTCAAGGGCATCGTCTGCGAGCGCTGCGGCGTCGAGGTGACCCGTGCCGGCGTGCGTCGTGAGCGGATGGGCCACATCGAGCTCGCCGCCCCGGTGACGCACATCTGGTACTTCAAGGGTGTGCCCAGCCGGCTCGGCTACCTGCTCGACCTGGCGCCGAAGGACCTCGAGAAGGTCATCTACTTCGCCGCCTACATGATCACCAGCGTCGACGAGGACCAGCGGCACGCCGACCTGCCCTCGCTCGAGGCCCAGATCGAGGGCGAGAAGAAGGAGCTGGAGAACCGCCGCGACGCCGACGTCGAGGCCCGCGCCAAGAAGCTCGAGCAGGACATCGCCGAGCTGGAGGCCGAGGGCGCCAAGTCCGACGCCAAGCGCAAGGTCCGCGACTCCGCGGAGCGGGAGATGAACCAGATCCGCAAGCGCGCCGACCAGCAGGTCGAGCGGCTGTCCCAGGTCTGGGACCGCTTCAAGAACCTCAAGGTCCAGGACCTCGAGGGCGACGAGGTGCTCTACCGCGAGATGCGCGACCGGTTCGGCCTCTACTTCGAGGGCGGCATGGGCGCGGCGGCGATCCAGAAGCGTCTGGAGACCTTCGACCTCGAGGCCGAGGCGGAGGAGCTGCGGGACATCATCGCCAACGGCAAGGGCCAGAAGAAGACCCGTGCCCTCAAGCGGCTGAAGGTGGTCACCGCCTTCCAGACCACCGACAACCAGCCCTCCGGCATGGTCCTGGACGCGGTCCCGGTCATCCCGCCGGACCTGCGTCCGATGGTCCAGCTCGACGGTGGCCGCTTCGCCACCTCGGACCTCAACGACCTCTACCGGCGCGTGATCAACCGGAACAACCGGCTCAAGCGGCTGCTCGACCTGGGCGCCCCGGAGATCATCGTCAACAACGAGAAGCGGATGCTGCAGGAGGCCGTCGACAACCTCTTCGACAACGGCCGCCGCGGTCGCGCCGTCACCGGCCCGGGCAACCGGCCGCTGAAGTCGCTCTCCGACATGCTCAAGGGCAAGCAGGGCCGCTTCCGGCAGAACCTGCTCGGCAAGCGCGTCGACTACTCCGGCCGCTCGGTCATCGTCGTCGGCCCGCAGCTGAAGCTGCACCAGTGCGGCCTGCCCAAGGCGATGGCGCTGGAGCTCTTCAAGCCCTTCGTCATGAAGCGCCTGGTCGACCTCGACCACGCCCAGAACATCAAGTCCGCCAAGCGCATGGTCGAGCGCCAGCGCCCGGTCGTCTGGGACGTGCTCGAGGAGGTCATCACCGAGCACCCGGTGCTGCTGAACCGTGCGCCGACGCTGCACCGTCTGGGCATCCAGGCCTTCGAGCCGCAGCTGGTCGAGGGCAAGGCGATCCAGATCCACCCGCTGGTCTGCACCGCCTTCAACGCCGACTTCGACGGTGACCAGATGGCGGTCCACCTGCCGCTGTCGGCGGAGGCCCAGGCCGAGGCCCGGATCCTCATGCTCTCCAGCAACAACATCCTCAAGCCGGCCGACGGTCGCCCGGTGACCATGCCCACCCAGGACATGGTGATCGGTCTCTTCCACCTGACCTCCGAGGTCGCGCTGGAGACCGAGAACCGTCGTGCCTTCGCCTCCACCGCCGAGGCCCAGATGGCCTTCGACGCGGGCGAGATCAAGATCGGCACGCCGATCCGGATCCGGCTGCAGGACGTCGTCCCGCCGGAGGGCACCGAGCTGCCCGAGGGCACCGAGCGCGACGAGCGCGGCGTGGTCCCCGAGTGGACCGCCGAGACCACCCTCGGTCGGGCGCTCTTCGGCGAGGCGCTGCCGGAGGACTACCCCTTCGTCAACGAGCCGGTCGACCGCAAGCGGCTGAGCACCATCGTCAACGACCTGGCCGAGCGCTACACCAAGGTGCAGGTCGCCGCGTCGCTGGACGCCCTCAAGGAGGCCGGCTACCACTGGGCCTCCCGCTCGGGCACCACGGTCGCGGTCTCCGACGTCGTCACCCCGCCGCGCAAGCAGGAGATCCTCGACGGCTACGAGACGAAGGCGACGAAGGTCCAGACCCAGTACGAGCGTGGTCTGATCACCGACGACGAGCGCCGTCAGGAGCTCATCGAGATCTGGACGCAGGCGACGAACGAGGTCGCCTCGGAGATGCAGGAGAACTTCCCGCGGGACAACCCGATCTACCGGATGGTCTCCTCCGGCGCCCGAGGCAACTGGTTCCAGCTGCGTCAGATCGCCGGGATGCGTGGCCTCATGGCCAACCCGAAGGGCGAGATCATCCCCCGACCGATCCGCACGAACTTCCGTGAGGGCCTGTCGGTGGTCGAGTTCTTCATCTCCACGCACGGCGCCCGCAAGGGTCTGGCGGACACCGCGCTGCGGACCGCCGACTCGGGGTACCTCACCCGTCGTCTCGTCGACGTCTCCCAGGACGTCATCATCCGCGAGGACGACTGCGGCACCGAGCGCGGCCTGACGATGGACATCGCCCAGCACGACGAGCTGACCGGCACCCGCCGGCTGCACGACGACGTGGAGTTCACCGCCTACGCCCGCTGCCTCGCCTCCGAGGTGGTCGGCGAGGACGGCACCGTGCTCGCGGCGGCCGGCTCGGACCTCGGTGACGTGGTCATCGCCCGCCTCTTCGAGGCCGGCGTCGACCAGGTCAAGATCCGCTCCGTGCTCACCTGCGAGTCGCGGGTCGGGACCTGCGCCAAGTGCTACGGCCGCAGCCTGGCCACCGGCCAGCTGGTGGACATCGGCGAGGCCGTCGGCATCATCGCGGCGCAGTCCATCGGCGAGCCCGGCACCCAGCTGACGATGCGCACCTTCCACACCGGTGGTGTGGCCGGTGACGACATCACCCAGGGTCTGCCGCGAGTCGTCGAGCTCTTCGAGGCCCGCACCCCCAAGGGTGTCGCCCCGATCGCCGAGGCGGACGGGCGCATCGAGATCGAGGAGACCGACAAGGGCCGTCGTCTGCTGCTGACCACGGACGCCACCGGCGAGGAGCACGCCTACCCGGTGAGCAAGCGCGCGCGCCTGCTCGTCGAGGACGGCGAGCGGGTCGCGGTCGGCACCCAGCTGGTGCAGGGCGCGATCGACCCCAAGCAGGTGCTGCGCATCCTCGGTCCGCGGCAGGCCCAGAAGCACCTCGTCGACGAGGTGCAGAAGGTCTACCGCCAGCAGGGTGTGTCGATCCACGACAAGCACATCGAGGTCATCGTCCGGCAGATGCTGCGGCGGATCACCATCCTCGAGTCCGGCGAGACCGGGCTGCTGCCGGGCACGCTGGCCGAGCGGGCCCGCTTCGAGGCGGAGAACCGTCGGGTGGTCGCCGAGGGCGGGCGTCCCGCGGCCGGCCGTCCCGAGCTGATGGGCATCACCAAGGCCTCGCTGGCGACCGACAGCTGGCTCTCCGCGGCCTCCTTCCAGGAGACCACCCGCGTCCTCACCGAGGCCGCGATGGAGGGCAAGTCGGACCCGCTGCTGGGGCTGAAGGAGAACGTCATCCTCGGCAAGCTGATCCCGGCGGGCACCGGTCTGAGCCGGTACCGCGACATCGAGGTCGAGCCCACCGAGGAGGCGAAGGCGGCGATGTACGCGCTGCCGAGCTACGAGGACTACGCCTACCCGGTCTTCGGGCCCGGCTCCGGCGAGGCGATCCGCCTCGACGACGCCGAGCTCGGCCTGGACTGA
- a CDS encoding GNAT family N-acetyltransferase: MNDLRDRLRLRPEEPADHEAVDTVTDAAFGAVGGPSLERRLVGGLRADGDLVPELTVVAEVDGEVVGHVACSRGTLDGAPSIGLGPISVRPDLQRQGIGAALMSAVIVTADQRGEPVIVLLGDPEYYGFFGFVPASRLGIGSPGPWEDRFFQARPLQAWRPELAGPFRYAAAFDRLED; the protein is encoded by the coding sequence ATGAACGATCTGCGCGACCGGCTGCGGCTGCGCCCCGAGGAGCCGGCCGACCACGAGGCGGTGGACACGGTCACCGACGCCGCCTTCGGCGCGGTCGGCGGGCCCAGCCTGGAACGACGGCTCGTCGGCGGGCTGCGCGCCGACGGCGACCTGGTCCCCGAGCTCACCGTCGTGGCCGAGGTGGACGGCGAGGTCGTCGGGCACGTCGCCTGCTCGCGCGGCACCCTCGACGGAGCGCCGTCGATCGGGCTCGGACCGATCAGCGTGCGGCCCGACCTGCAGCGGCAGGGGATCGGGGCCGCCCTGATGAGCGCGGTCATCGTCACCGCCGACCAGCGCGGCGAGCCGGTGATCGTCCTGCTCGGGGACCCGGAGTACTACGGCTTCTTCGGGTTCGTGCCGGCCTCCCGGCTCGGGATCGGCTCGCCGGGCCCCTGGGAGGACCGCTTCTTCCAGGCGCGCCCGCTGCAGGCCTGGCGGCCCGAGCTGGCCGGCCCCTTCCGCTACGCCGCCGCCTTCGACCGGCTGGAGGACTAG
- a CDS encoding YihY/virulence factor BrkB family protein, whose translation MGASVEKDATAPDPEDPGKVESMADIEGASWGYALKQAIGQFGRDKCTDLAAGLTYYGVLSIFPALLAMVSLLGVFGQGEETVQTILQMVRDLGQSSVADQIEGPIRDMVTSSGAGVGLVVGVVGALWSASGYVGAFGRAMNRIYGVDEGRPVWKLRPAMLLLTLLLVVMGGLIIVGLGVSGGIAEEIGSLIGLGDTAVTVWEYAKWPVMIVLVMVMVALLYYFTPNVRQPKLRWMSPGAALAIIVAILASVAFGFYVSNFGSYNATYGSLAGVIVFLLWLWIINNVLLLGAEVDAEVERARQLQSGIRAERRLQLPARDTAASEKAAEKEDEAIEEGRRIRLEADREIAAERRERSRTDADADADERTDAADEDGSTRSDARD comes from the coding sequence ATGGGTGCGAGCGTCGAGAAGGACGCCACGGCGCCGGATCCCGAGGACCCGGGCAAGGTCGAGTCGATGGCCGACATCGAGGGGGCCTCCTGGGGCTACGCGCTCAAGCAGGCGATCGGCCAGTTCGGGCGCGACAAGTGCACCGACCTGGCGGCCGGGCTCACCTACTACGGCGTGCTCTCGATCTTCCCCGCGCTGCTGGCGATGGTCTCGCTGCTCGGCGTCTTCGGCCAGGGCGAGGAGACGGTGCAGACCATCCTGCAGATGGTCCGCGACCTCGGGCAGAGCAGCGTCGCCGACCAGATCGAGGGACCGATCCGCGACATGGTCACCAGCTCCGGCGCCGGCGTCGGCCTGGTCGTCGGTGTCGTCGGTGCGCTGTGGTCGGCCTCCGGCTACGTCGGCGCCTTCGGGCGGGCGATGAACCGGATCTACGGCGTCGACGAGGGCCGTCCGGTGTGGAAGCTGCGGCCGGCGATGCTGCTGCTGACCCTGCTGCTCGTCGTCATGGGCGGCCTGATCATCGTCGGCCTCGGCGTCTCCGGCGGGATCGCCGAGGAGATCGGCAGCCTCATCGGCCTCGGGGACACCGCGGTGACGGTCTGGGAGTACGCCAAGTGGCCGGTGATGATCGTGCTCGTCATGGTCATGGTGGCGCTGCTCTACTACTTCACGCCGAACGTGCGCCAGCCCAAGCTGCGCTGGATGAGCCCGGGCGCTGCGCTGGCGATCATCGTGGCCATCCTCGCCTCGGTCGCCTTCGGCTTCTACGTCTCCAACTTCGGCTCCTACAACGCCACCTACGGCTCGCTGGCCGGTGTCATCGTCTTCCTGCTCTGGCTGTGGATCATCAACAACGTGCTGCTGCTGGGCGCCGAGGTGGACGCCGAGGTCGAGCGCGCCCGCCAGCTGCAGTCCGGGATCCGGGCCGAGCGTCGGCTGCAGCTGCCGGCGCGGGACACCGCCGCCTCCGAGAAGGCCGCCGAGAAGGAGGACGAGGCGATCGAGGAGGGTCGACGGATCCGGCTCGAGGCCGACCGTGAGATCGCCGCCGAGCGCCGCGAGCGCTCCCGGACGGACGCCGATGCCGACGCGGACGAGCGCACCGACGCCGCGGACGAGGACGGGTCGACCCGGAGTGACGCGCGGGACTGA
- the fusA gene encoding elongation factor G: MAQDVLTDLNKVRNIGIMAHIDAGKTTTTERILFYTGVNHKIGETHDGASTTDWMEQEKERGITITSAAVTSFWEGTQVNIIDTPGHVDFTVEVERSLRVLDGAVAVFDGKEGVEPQSETVWRQADKYDVPRIAFVNKMDKLGADFYFTVDTIKDRLGAEPLVMQLPIGSESDFVGVVDLLYMRALVWPGDAKGDVTMGAEYEVREIPEDLQARAEEYRNHLVERVAESDDDLMEKYLGGEELTVDELKAGIRKLTVNSELYPVFCGSAFKNRGVQPILDAVKDYLPSPLDVAAMEGHAPGDEDEVVLRKPSTEEPFSALAFKIAAHPFFGTLTFIRVYSGRLSSGTQVINSTKGKKERIGKLFQMHANKENPVEEAMAGHIYAVIGLKETTTGDTLSNIDHPVILESMTFPEPVIQVAIEPKTKGDQEKLSTAIQKLVAEDPTFQVSLDEETGQTIIAGMGELHLDVFVDRMKREFKVEANIGKPQVAYRETIRRPVEKYDYTHKKQTGGSGQFAKVQLTFEPLDTTEEGELYEFENAVTGGRIPREYIPSVDAGIQDAMQYGILAGYPVVGVKATLLDGAYHDVDSSEMAFKIAGSMAFKEAARRAEPVLMEPMMKVEVRTPEDYMGDVIGDINARRGHIQSMEDVSGAKVVTGLVPLSEMFGYVGDLRSKTQGRANYSMEFDSYAEVPKSVAEEIIKKVRGE, translated from the coding sequence GTGGCACAGGACGTCCTGACGGACCTCAACAAGGTCCGCAACATCGGCATCATGGCGCACATCGACGCCGGCAAGACGACGACGACTGAGCGCATCCTCTTCTACACCGGCGTCAACCACAAGATCGGCGAGACGCACGACGGTGCCTCCACCACCGACTGGATGGAGCAGGAGAAGGAGCGCGGCATCACGATCACGTCGGCCGCGGTCACCTCCTTCTGGGAGGGCACCCAGGTCAACATCATCGACACCCCGGGCCACGTCGACTTCACCGTCGAGGTGGAGCGCAGCCTGCGCGTCCTCGACGGCGCGGTCGCCGTCTTCGACGGCAAGGAGGGCGTCGAGCCGCAGTCCGAGACGGTCTGGCGCCAGGCGGACAAGTACGACGTGCCGCGCATCGCCTTCGTCAACAAGATGGACAAGCTCGGTGCGGACTTCTACTTCACCGTGGACACCATCAAGGACCGCCTGGGCGCCGAGCCGCTGGTCATGCAGCTGCCGATCGGCTCCGAGAGCGACTTCGTCGGCGTCGTCGACCTGCTCTACATGCGTGCCCTGGTCTGGCCGGGCGACGCCAAGGGTGACGTCACCATGGGCGCCGAGTACGAGGTCCGGGAGATCCCCGAGGACCTGCAGGCCCGCGCCGAGGAGTACCGCAACCACCTCGTCGAGCGCGTCGCCGAGTCCGACGACGACCTCATGGAGAAGTACCTCGGTGGCGAGGAGCTGACCGTCGACGAGCTCAAGGCGGGCATCCGCAAGCTCACGGTCAACTCCGAGCTCTACCCGGTCTTCTGCGGCTCCGCCTTCAAGAACCGTGGCGTGCAGCCGATCCTGGACGCGGTCAAGGACTACCTGCCGAGCCCGCTGGACGTCGCCGCCATGGAGGGGCACGCCCCGGGCGACGAGGACGAGGTCGTGCTGCGCAAGCCGAGCACCGAGGAGCCCTTCTCGGCGCTCGCCTTCAAGATCGCCGCGCACCCCTTCTTCGGCACCCTGACCTTCATCCGGGTCTACTCCGGCCGGCTCAGCTCGGGCACCCAGGTGATCAACTCCACCAAGGGCAAGAAGGAGCGCATCGGGAAGCTCTTCCAGATGCACGCCAACAAGGAGAACCCGGTCGAGGAGGCGATGGCGGGGCACATCTACGCCGTCATCGGGCTCAAGGAGACCACCACCGGTGACACCCTGAGCAACATCGACCACCCGGTCATCCTCGAGTCGATGACCTTCCCGGAGCCGGTCATCCAGGTGGCCATCGAGCCCAAGACCAAGGGTGACCAGGAGAAGCTCTCCACGGCCATCCAGAAGCTCGTCGCCGAGGACCCCACCTTCCAGGTGTCCCTCGACGAGGAGACCGGGCAGACGATCATCGCCGGCATGGGCGAGCTCCACCTGGACGTCTTCGTCGACCGGATGAAGCGCGAGTTCAAGGTCGAGGCGAACATCGGCAAGCCGCAGGTCGCCTACCGGGAGACCATCCGCCGGCCGGTCGAGAAGTACGACTACACCCACAAGAAGCAGACCGGTGGGTCGGGTCAGTTCGCCAAGGTGCAGCTCACCTTCGAGCCGCTGGACACCACCGAGGAGGGCGAGCTCTACGAGTTCGAGAACGCCGTCACCGGTGGTCGCATCCCGCGCGAGTACATCCCCAGCGTCGACGCCGGCATCCAGGACGCCATGCAGTACGGCATCCTCGCGGGCTACCCGGTGGTCGGGGTCAAGGCGACCCTGCTCGACGGCGCCTACCACGACGTCGACTCCTCGGAGATGGCGTTCAAGATCGCCGGCTCGATGGCCTTCAAGGAGGCCGCCCGTCGGGCTGAGCCGGTGCTCATGGAGCCGATGATGAAGGTCGAGGTGCGCACCCCCGAGGACTACATGGGGGACGTCATCGGCGACATCAACGCCCGCCGTGGGCACATCCAGTCCATGGAGGACGTCAGCGGTGCGAAGGTCGTCACCGGCCTGGTCCCGCTGTCGGAGATGTTCGGCTACGTCGGGGACCTGCGGTCCAAGACCCAGGGCCGGGCGAACTACTCCATGGAGTTCGACTCCTACGCCGAGGTTCCCAAGAGCGTCGCCGAGGAGATCATCAAGAAGGTCCGTGGTGAGTGA